DNA from Petropleomorpha daqingensis:
AGCTTGCGGTCGCGCACGACCGCACCGACCACCAGCGCGACCAGCACGAGCGCCGGGCCGAACACGCCGACGGTCGCGATGGAGCCGAGGCTGTCCCAGGCGAGGACCGTCACCCGACCCATGTGACACCGACCGATGACACGTGTCAAACCGAAGCGCGGCCGGCCTTCCAGTAGCCCATGACCGCCACGGCCGCCCGGTCGAGGCCGGTGTCGGCCAGCAGCCGGCGGCGCAGGCCGGTGACCACGCCCGCCTCGCCGGCCAGCCACACGTAGCGCTCGGCCCGGGCGGTGAGGACGTCGTCCGGGGGCACGTCCCACAGCAGGACCGCGGTGTCGTCGTCCTCCAGGACCGGCTCGGGGAGCGCCGCCCCGGTCACCGCGGCCGCCAGCAGCTCGCCCCGCGCGCGGGCGTCGCGGGGCAGCCAGGTGAGGCGGACGCCGGCCGGTGCGCGCACGTCGAGGACGTCGCCGTTGCCGGGCACCTCCAGGAACACCTGACCGACGGCGTCGGCGGGCAGTTGCTCGGCGATCGCGCAGATCGCCGGCACCGCCGTCTCGTCCCCGGCGATCAGCAGGTGGGCGCCGGCCGGCGGTCGCCACTCGATGCCGCCGGTGTCCCCGGCGAAGCGGGCGTTCGGCCCGATGAGCACCACCTCGTCGCCGGGTCGGGCGGCCAGCGCCCACGCGCCGGCCGGGCCCGTCGCGCCGTCGTGGACGACGAAGTCGACGTCCACCTCGCGCTCGGCCGGGCGTGCGGCGCGCACGGTGTAGGTGCGGATCGGGTTGCGGCGCTCCGGCGGCAGTGCCCGCCACTCGCCGTACCAGTCCGCTCCCGACGGGCAGTCGACCAGGCCGCGGCCGGGCAGCGGGAAGAGCACCTTGATCCGCTGGTCGAGGCCGCCCGAGGCGAACTCGTCGAGGTCGGCGCCGCCGAAGGTGACCCGCACGAAGCTCGGGGTCAGCCGCTGGACGCGGACGGCGGTGACGGCGAACGGCCGGTACGCCGGCACCGCCTCGACGGTCTGGACGGTCATCGGCGTTCTCCCAGCGGCTTGCGGACCATGATCGACCTTAGGCTAGCCTTACCTCACTTCAGCGGGGAAGGCCCTGCGCCGAGATCGAGGAGAACGCCAACGATGCGAGTCCGCGGAACGCTGGCCGCGCTCGCCGCCCTGACCGTGCTGGTCGGCTGCGGCAGCACCGATGCGGGGGAGGGCGACGGCGGCGCGGCGGCGTCCGGCGACGGCGCCTTCCCCGTGTCGATCGAGCACACCTTCGGCACCACCACCATCGAGCAGCAGCCCGAGCGGGTCGTCGTCCTGGGCTGGAGCGCGCAGGACGTCGTCTACTCGCTGGGCGTCACCCCGGTCGGCATGCCGTCCTTCCCGTACGGCGGCGGGGACGACGGCGTCCTGCCGTGGGACGACGAGTACTACGACGCGGCGGAGACCACCCTGCTCGACACCGCCGACGGCCCGCCGCTGGAGAAGATCGCCGCGCTGCGGCCCGACGTGATCCTCGCGCCGTACGAGGGCTTCGACGAGGGCACCTACGAGGACCTCTCGAAGATCGCCCCGACCGTGGCCTACCCGGGCGAGGCCTGGACGACGCCGTGGGACGAGCAGACCCGCATCATCGGCACGGCGCTCGGCAAGAGCGCGGAGGCCGAGAAGCTGATCGACGACACGAACGCCGCCGTGCAGCAGATCGCCGACGAGCACCCCGAGTTCGCCGACCTGACGTTCGCCTACACGAGCATGGGCGCCGACCGGCTCTCCCTGTACCTGGCCTCGGACCCGCGGGTGCAGCTGATCGAGAAGCTCGGGCTCACCCTCGACCCCAGCGTCGAGACCCTCGCCGGCAGCGGGGACGCGGGCACCTTCTACTCGGAGATCTCCCTGGAGAAGGCGCCGGAGATCGCCGCCGACGTCGTCATCGGCTTCGCCGACGGGATCAGCGCCGACGAGGTCGAGGCGCTGCCGGTCTACGCCCAGGTGCCGGCGATCCAGCGCAACTCGGCCGTCATCGTCGACGACCAGGAGGTCGCGGCCGGGATGAGCGCGGTCAGCGTGCTGTCCATCCCGTGGGTGCTGGACAAGCTCGTGGGCCGGCTGACCACCGCGGCCGGCAGCGCGCAGGCCTGACCCCGGTGCAGACATCGGCAGCGCGACGCACGGGCGGGCGGGTCGGTCAACGCCGCGCGTTGCTCGTCGGCGGCGTGCTCGCGCTGCTGGTGCTGCTCGTCCTGGCGGCCGCGGCGAGCATCGCCGTCGGCGCGCGAGGCATCTCGCCGGGGCACGTCTGGTCGGCGCTGTTCTCGCCGACCGGTTCGGACGACGACGTCGTCGTCCGCTCGCTGCGGGTCCCCCGCACCGTGCTCGGCGTCGCCGTCGGCGTCGCCCTGGGCGTGGCCGGCGCGGTGATCCAGGGGCACACCCGCAACCCGCTGGCCGACCCGGGGCTGCTGGGCGTGAGCGCCGGGGCGGCGTTCG
Protein-coding regions in this window:
- a CDS encoding siderophore-interacting protein, with protein sequence MTVQTVEAVPAYRPFAVTAVRVQRLTPSFVRVTFGGADLDEFASGGLDQRIKVLFPLPGRGLVDCPSGADWYGEWRALPPERRNPIRTYTVRAARPAEREVDVDFVVHDGATGPAGAWALAARPGDEVVLIGPNARFAGDTGGIEWRPPAGAHLLIAGDETAVPAICAIAEQLPADAVGQVFLEVPGNGDVLDVRAPAGVRLTWLPRDARARGELLAAAVTGAALPEPVLEDDDTAVLLWDVPPDDVLTARAERYVWLAGEAGVVTGLRRRLLADTGLDRAAVAVMGYWKAGRASV
- a CDS encoding iron-siderophore ABC transporter substrate-binding protein, translating into MRVRGTLAALAALTVLVGCGSTDAGEGDGGAAASGDGAFPVSIEHTFGTTTIEQQPERVVVLGWSAQDVVYSLGVTPVGMPSFPYGGGDDGVLPWDDEYYDAAETTLLDTADGPPLEKIAALRPDVILAPYEGFDEGTYEDLSKIAPTVAYPGEAWTTPWDEQTRIIGTALGKSAEAEKLIDDTNAAVQQIADEHPEFADLTFAYTSMGADRLSLYLASDPRVQLIEKLGLTLDPSVETLAGSGDAGTFYSEISLEKAPEIAADVVIGFADGISADEVEALPVYAQVPAIQRNSAVIVDDQEVAAGMSAVSVLSIPWVLDKLVGRLTTAAGSAQA